A window of Kyrpidia spormannii genomic DNA:
CGGCCGGGCAAGCATTCGGATTCTGGACATTTTTCTCGCCGAGTGAGCATACGCGCCCAGGGGATTGCATAGCCATGGGGGAAGGAGCCTGGACAAGCCCAGAGAGGAGGGATTTTTGTGCCGCGTTCGATGTTCACTCGACTCGCCGCCACCGCCGCCCTCGGCCTTCTCATCGTTCTCCCGGGCTGCGGGCCCGCCGCTCCGATGCAGGCTCCCGCACCGGCACCGGCTCCCGCTCCGGCGCCGAGCCCACCCACCACTTCTGCCCCTCCACCTCTCGGCGGCACATTAGCCGTGATGATCGACAATCTCCAACAGGCCCGCCCTCAAGCGGGGGTCGACCAGGCGGCCGCGGTGGTGGAGGCCCTGGCCGAAGGACCCATCACGCGCTTCGAGGTGTTCGTCGATCACAAGGTGGCGAAAATCGGACCGGTGCGCAGCCTCCGGCCGTATTTTGCCACCTTGGCCGAATCCCTGGGGGCGCCGACAGCTCACGCCGGCGGCAGTCCCGACGCCCTTAATATGGTCCGCCGGGGCGGCTGGCCGGATCTGGACCAGATCTACAATGCCGGTTCCGCCTTTTGGCGGGATCCCCATCGCCAGGCCCCCCACAACCTGTATACCAGTACGGACAAGTTGATGGCGGCAGTTCAGGCGAAAGGATATTCCCTTGGAGAGCCGGTACCCATCCCCAGGGGCGAGATGATGGAGTCGGGGACACCCGCCAAGGCCGTGCAACTGCATTGGTACGACTACTCGGCATCCTGGACCTGGAACGGAAGCCAGTACGTGCGCAGCGAAAACGGTACGCCCCACGTGATGGATGATGGAACGCGGATTGAGAGTCAGAATATCGCGGTGATGGTAGCTCCGGATCGGATCATCGATCAGGCGGGACGCCGTCAGATCACATTGACAGGGTCGGGCCAGGGGTGGTTTTTTCGATCGGGCCAAATGTTTGAAGGAACCTGGAGCCGCACTTCGACAGGCTGGTTTCAATTTTCGACCGCGCAAGGCCCCATGAAATGGGCGGAGGGGCCCTTGTGGATTGAAATTATTTCTAGGCCATCCTGGCTCAGCGTTTCCTGAGCCAGCCCCCTTAAGTTCGCAACTTTCAAATCACCTTTACACCTTTTCAAAAAAAGGTGTTTATACGACAATAGAAAGCAACGGACCCGCAGAGCAGCAGATGAGGGGGAAAAGGATGACACCGAGAGTACTGGTCATCGAAGCGGAACCTCGCATCGCTCGCCAAGTTGCACTGAATTTAAGAAAAAACGGATTCATTCCCACCGTTGTCCCCCGCGGCCGCCTGGGGTTAGCGGCGGTGCAGGAACGAGCTCCGGACATTGTCATCCTCGACGCTTCGGTCCCAGACATGTCCTGGGACCTATGTCGAACATTGCGGCAGATCCCCGATCGATTTCTGCTACTCCTGTTGGGCCGACAATGGCTACAGGATACCGACCCGGCGGACAGACGTTCCAATGATTACGCCGACGGTTGGATGCCCAAGCCCTTTCGGCCCGATGAACTGCCCGAACGGGTGCGCGCAATTCTGTTTCGGGGGCGAAAGGAACCGATCTTTGCACGAAGGCTGCGCTTCAACGATGGGGATCTGGAGGTCGACGTCTACCGGCGCACCGCGTATCGCGGAGAACGACAGATTCCACTGACTCCCACGGAGTACATGCTGTTGTTGATGTTGGCCCGCTCGCCCGGGGTAACCATTTCGAGACAAGAATTGTCCGACTGGGTGCTGGGCCCGGATTTTGTTGGAGATTCCCGAACCATCGACGCCCATGTGAAAAACCTTCGGGCCAAGATTGAGGACCAACCGAAACATCCGAAGTACATTAAAACCGTCTATGGCACAGGATATCGCTTTCAGGGGAAACTGGATGATATTCCTTCGTAAACACGCTCACACACGCCTGATGTTGGGGGATCAGCTCTCATTCTCTTCTGCGGGTCCGTGAACGATCCCCCGGTTTCCCGACAACCAGGAGGATCAAAACCGACGAAAACCGTTCACATCCGAGTCCGGCGAACTGCCGAACCGCAGAAGCCGCCTTCGAATCCGCCCGGGCGGCCCTTCGTCGTGGCCTTATCGACCACTGTTCTGACGATACCGGATTGATCAAAGACGATTTTGCAGGAAGGGGTCACAAGTATGGAACAAACGGGGTCGGTCAATCGCCCGGAATCCGCGCGGTGTTACGAAAGGGCGCAAAAGGTCATTCTCGGCGGAGTCAACAGCCCCTCCCGGGCATTTAAAGCCGTGGGCGGGGGGGCACCGGTCTTCATCACCCGCGGCCAAGGGGCATATCTGTGGGATGTGGATGGCCATCGATATATTGATTACCTTTGCGCCTACGGTCCGGTGATTCTCGGCCACGCCCATCCAGAAATCACCGCTACCCTGACCCGGGCCGGAGAAGACGGGATTCTGTTTGGAACACCTACAACATGGGAAACGACCCTGGCCGAAACCCTCCGATCGGCCATTCCGTCCATGGAACGAATTCGGTTTGTCAACAGCGGAACCGAAGCGGTCATGAGCTCAATCCGGGTGGC
This region includes:
- a CDS encoding DUF3048 domain-containing protein translates to MPRSMFTRLAATAALGLLIVLPGCGPAAPMQAPAPAPAPAPAPSPPTTSAPPPLGGTLAVMIDNLQQARPQAGVDQAAAVVEALAEGPITRFEVFVDHKVAKIGPVRSLRPYFATLAESLGAPTAHAGGSPDALNMVRRGGWPDLDQIYNAGSAFWRDPHRQAPHNLYTSTDKLMAAVQAKGYSLGEPVPIPRGEMMESGTPAKAVQLHWYDYSASWTWNGSQYVRSENGTPHVMDDGTRIESQNIAVMVAPDRIIDQAGRRQITLTGSGQGWFFRSGQMFEGTWSRTSTGWFQFSTAQGPMKWAEGPLWIEIISRPSWLSVS
- a CDS encoding response regulator transcription factor, with protein sequence MTPRVLVIEAEPRIARQVALNLRKNGFIPTVVPRGRLGLAAVQERAPDIVILDASVPDMSWDLCRTLRQIPDRFLLLLLGRQWLQDTDPADRRSNDYADGWMPKPFRPDELPERVRAILFRGRKEPIFARRLRFNDGDLEVDVYRRTAYRGERQIPLTPTEYMLLLMLARSPGVTISRQELSDWVLGPDFVGDSRTIDAHVKNLRAKIEDQPKHPKYIKTVYGTGYRFQGKLDDIPS